The following are encoded together in the Brassica napus cultivar Da-Ae chromosome A9, Da-Ae, whole genome shotgun sequence genome:
- the LOC106349110 gene encoding disease resistance protein TAO1-like yields the protein MAASSSLPHVVFPSFHGPDVRKGILSHLHIVFERKKITMFKDQEMERCQQIGSKLIQAIREAKASLVLISKNYASSRCCLDELLEILKCKESSGQIVMPIFYDVDPSDVRKQKGDFGITFKTTCQGATEEKKQRWIEALTCVATITGEDSRTWANDAAMLEKISTVMLKQLKIQKLKEKFRIHDLDHNGFITNHELRYVMSTTDKQARKIVDKATDKQVRKIIKAADVDNDGQISFDEFVKFIENDENINIEDEVWWKSLPQKQCHGRKRKIFFEFFGRSM from the exons ATGGCGGCTTCTTCTTCCTTGCCTCACGTTGTCTTCCCGAGCTTCCATGGGCCAGATGTTCGTAAAGGAATCCTTAGTCATTTACACATTGTCtttgaaaggaaaaaaatcaCTATGTTCAAGGATCAGGAGATGGAGAGATGCCAGCAGATTGGATCTAAACTCATACAAGCCATTAGAGAAGCAAAGGCTTCCCTCGTTTTGATCTCGAAGAATTATGCTTCTTCGAGATGCTGTTTAGATGAACTGCTTGAAATCTTGAAGTGCAAAGAATCTTCGGGGCAGATTGTGATGCCGATTTTCTACGACGTTGATCCGTCGGATGTAAGGAAACAGAAGGGAGATTTTGGGATCACATTTAAGACAACCTGTCAAGGTGCAACAGAGGAAAAGAAGCAGAGATGGATAGAAGCTTTGACATGTGTAGCAACCATAACTGGAGAAGACTCTCGTACCTG GGCTAATGATGCTGCGATGCTCGAAAAGATTTCCACAGTTATGTTGAAACAACTGAAAATTCAAAAGCTTAAGGAAAAGTTTAGGATTCACGATTTAGATCATAATGGTTTCATAACTAACCATGAGCTTCGATATGTGATGTCAACAACCGATAAACAAGCTCGTAAGATTGTGGACAAAGCAACCGATAAACAAGTTCGTAAGATCATCAAGGCGGCTGATGTTGATAATGATGGTCAGATCAGCTTTGATGAGTTCGTCAAATTCATCGAAAACGACGAAAA TATTAATATAGAAGATGAGGTATGGTGGAAAAGTTTGCCACAGAAGCAGTGTCATGGAAGGAAAAGAAAGatatttttcgaattttttggCCGTTCGATGTAA
- the LOC106349095 gene encoding phosphatidate cytidylyltransferase 1: MEEESNVTSSSPSTPVQRLRHRKRSSTEVLDGDKVNASPLLVNDRNKYKSFMIRTYSTLWMIAGFVMVVYMGHLYITAMVLVIQIFMAKELFNLLRKAPEDKCLPGIKQLNWHFFFTAMLFVYGRILSQRLANTVTADQFLYRLVTGLIKYHMAICYFLYIIGFMWFILTLKKKMYKYQFGQYAWTHMILIVVFTQSSFTVANIFEGIFWFLLPASLIIINDIFAYIFGFFFGRTPLIKLSPKKTWEGFIGASVTTIISAFVLANVLGRFPWLTCPRQDLSTGWLQCDADPLFKPEPFTLPAWIPGWFPWKEMEVLPVQWHALCLGLFASIIAPFGGFFASGFKRAFKIKDFGDSIPGHGGITDRMDCQMVMAVFAYIYLQSFIVSQSVSVDKILDQILTNLSFEEQQALFSRLGQMIGNS, translated from the exons ATGGAAGAAGAGAGTAACGTTACCAGCAGCTCCCCTTCAACACCAGTACAAAGGCTTAGGCATCGAAAACGCTCCTCCACTGAg GTTCTTGATGGGGACAAAGTGAATGCAAGCCCTCTGCTTGTTAATGATCGAAACAAGTACAAATCTTTCATGATCCGGACTTACTCTACACTATGGATGATTGCGGGTTTCGTCATGGTTGTCTATATGGGACATCTTTATATCACTGCCATGGTGCTTGTTATCCAGATCTTCATGGCCAAAGAGCTCTTTAATCTGCTGAGGAAAGCACCTGAGGATAAATGTCTCCCTGGGATCAAACAGCTGAACTG GCACTTCTTTTTCACTGCCATGCTTTTCGTGTATGGCAGGATCCTTAGTCAACGGTTAGCTAATACTGTGACTGCTGACCAGTTCCTCTACAGGCTTGTCACCGGCTTAATCAAATACCATATGGCTATCTGTTACTTCTTGTATATTATAG GTTTCATGTGGTTCATTCtaacattgaagaagaagatgtacaaGTACCAGTTTGGCCAATATGCAtggacccacatgattttgATAGTCGTCTTTACTCAGTCCTCCTTCACTGTCGCCAACATATTCGAAGGAATCTTCTG GTTTCTTCTTCCAGCGTCTTTAATTATAATCAACGACATCTTTGCTTACATTTTCGGTTTCTTCTTCGGAAGAACGCCCTTGATAAAGCTATCTCCAAAGAAAACATGGGAGGGCTTCATCGGAGCCTCTGTCACAACCATCATCTCTGCATTTGTT CTGGCAAATGTTTTGGGTCGTTTCCCATGGTTGACATGCCCTCGTCAG GATTTGTCCACCGGCTGGCTACAATGTGATGCTGATCCATTGTTCAAACCCGAACCTTTTACTCTACCTGCGTGGATTCCAGGATGG TTTCCTTGGAAGGAAATGGAGGTCCTTCCTGTTCAATGGCATGCTTTATGCCTCGGTTTGTTCGCATCAATCATAGCACCTTTCGGAGGGTTTTTCGCTAGCGGGTTTAAAAGAGCATTCAAAATCAAG GACTTTGGTGATAGTATTCCAGGACATGGTGGAATCACTGATAGAATGGACTGCCAG ATGGTAATGGCAGTATTTGCTTACATATATCTCCAGTCATTTATCGTCTCCCAAAGCGTTTCGGTTGACAAAATACTGGACCAG ATATTGACGAACCTTAGCTTCGAGGAACAACAAGCTCTCTTCTCTAGATTAGGGCAAATGATCGGTAACTCATAG